In the Hordeum vulgare subsp. vulgare chromosome 7H, MorexV3_pseudomolecules_assembly, whole genome shotgun sequence genome, one interval contains:
- the LOC123407554 gene encoding 40S ribosomal protein S27, whose product MVLQNDIDLLNPPAELEKLKHKKKRLVQSPNSFFMDVKCQGCFNITTVFSHSQTVVVCPGCQTVLCQPTGGKARLTEGCSFRRKGD is encoded by the exons aTG GTGCTGCAGAACGACATCGACCTGCTCAACCCGCCGGCCGAGCTCGAGAAGCTCAAGCACAAGAAGAAGCGCCTCGTCCAGTCCCCCAACTCTTTCTTCATG GACGTCAAGTGCCAGGGTTGCTTCAACAT CACTACTGTGTTCAGCCACTCCCAGACTGTCGTGGTGTGCCCAGGCTGCCAAACAGTGCTCTGCCAGCCAACCGGTGGCAAGGCCAGGCTAACTGAGGGCTGCTCCTTCCGCCGCAAGGGCGACTAA